From Stigmatella erecta, one genomic window encodes:
- a CDS encoding alpha/beta hydrolase produces MKLSSLAAGLLAVSAPHAVAAPLEPSTQAFVDSLAKAGGPPIYTLSPKDAREVLRGAQAGAVKKPEAAIEDRTIPGGGELGNVSIRIVRPKGVSGALPAVIYIHGGGWVLGDKDTHDRLVRELAVGAQAAIVFVNYSPSPEARFPVAIEQSYAVAKWVAEHGKEAKLDGARLAIAGDSVGGDMTAAVTLLAKQRGLPKFRYQVLFYPVTDAAFTTDSYREFQNGPWLTKPAMEWFWAQYVRDDADRANILASPLRASLEELRGLPPALVITDENDVLRDEGEAYARKLSQAGVRVTATRYLGTLHDFVMLNAVADTPAARAAIQQASQALKDALKK; encoded by the coding sequence ATGAAGCTGTCTTCCCTGGCCGCCGGTCTTCTGGCGGTGTCCGCCCCCCATGCCGTTGCCGCGCCGCTCGAGCCCTCCACGCAAGCGTTCGTGGACAGTCTGGCCAAGGCCGGAGGCCCTCCCATCTACACGCTGTCGCCGAAGGACGCCCGCGAGGTGCTGCGCGGAGCCCAGGCCGGGGCGGTGAAGAAGCCAGAGGCGGCCATCGAGGACCGGACCATTCCCGGTGGGGGAGAGCTGGGCAATGTCTCCATTCGCATTGTCCGGCCCAAGGGGGTCTCCGGGGCCCTGCCCGCGGTCATCTACATTCATGGCGGCGGCTGGGTGCTGGGGGACAAGGACACCCATGACCGGCTCGTGCGGGAGCTGGCCGTTGGCGCGCAGGCGGCCATCGTGTTCGTCAACTACAGCCCCTCTCCCGAGGCCCGCTTCCCCGTCGCCATCGAGCAGTCCTACGCGGTGGCCAAGTGGGTGGCCGAGCACGGCAAGGAAGCGAAGCTCGACGGCGCGCGCCTGGCGATTGCCGGCGACAGCGTGGGCGGTGACATGACGGCCGCGGTGACGCTCCTGGCGAAGCAGCGGGGCCTGCCGAAGTTCCGCTACCAGGTGCTCTTCTATCCGGTGACCGATGCGGCCTTCACCACGGACTCCTACCGCGAGTTCCAGAATGGCCCCTGGCTCACGAAGCCGGCCATGGAGTGGTTCTGGGCGCAGTACGTCCGCGATGACGCGGACCGGGCGAACATCCTCGCCTCCCCGCTGCGGGCCTCCCTCGAGGAGCTGCGCGGGCTGCCCCCCGCCCTGGTCATCACCGACGAGAACGACGTGCTGCGCGACGAGGGCGAGGCGTATGCCCGGAAGCTCTCGCAGGCCGGTGTCCGCGTCACCGCCACCCGGTACCTGGGCACCCTCCATGACTTCGTGATGCTCAATGCCGTCGCGGACACCCCGGCGGCCCGGGCCGCCATTCAGCAGGCCAGCCAGGCGCTGAAGGACGCCCTGAAGAAGTAG
- a CDS encoding MarR family winged helix-turn-helix transcriptional regulator: MPKKRPDPLHLSEQLCFSLYSAVHALQRTYRSLLEDLGLTYPQYLVMLVLWEEEGLAVKALGDRLHLDSGTLTPLLKRLEAAGLVVRTRDPRDERQVRIGLTAQGRAMRTQAEGIPRALLEASGCTSGELQTLKGEIVRFRDALNARLESE; this comes from the coding sequence ATGCCCAAGAAGCGACCAGATCCCCTGCACCTGAGCGAGCAGCTCTGCTTCTCGCTCTACTCGGCGGTCCATGCCCTCCAGCGCACCTACCGCTCCCTGCTGGAAGACCTGGGCCTCACCTATCCGCAGTACCTGGTGATGCTCGTGCTGTGGGAGGAGGAGGGCCTGGCGGTGAAGGCGCTGGGAGACCGGCTGCACCTGGACTCCGGCACGCTCACGCCGCTGCTGAAGCGGCTCGAGGCGGCGGGCCTCGTCGTGCGAACCCGGGATCCTCGGGACGAGCGGCAGGTGCGCATCGGGCTGACGGCCCAGGGCCGGGCGATGCGCACGCAGGCCGAGGGCATCCCGCGCGCGCTGCTGGAGGCCTCGGGGTGCACCTCGGGGGAGCTGCAGACCCTCAAGGGCGAGATTGTCCGCTTCCGGGATGCGCTCAACGCGCGCCTGGAGTCCGAGTGA